The following proteins are co-located in the Spirochaetales bacterium genome:
- a CDS encoding DUF4405 domain-containing protein, producing MMKNKARLNYIVDIVIGIGFIVSIVSGFVLLFSPQGGYMGGRNPGFGGDLLFFGKQFWKDIHNWSSIAMAAGVLGHIILHWKWFVCMTTSLFKTKKRQDCPV from the coding sequence ATGATGAAAAACAAAGCCAGACTTAACTATATTGTGGATATTGTCATCGGGATAGGATTTATCGTCTCGATCGTATCCGGGTTTGTCCTTTTATTTTCGCCGCAGGGCGGCTATATGGGCGGACGAAATCCCGGTTTCGGGGGTGACCTGCTTTTTTTCGGCAAGCAATTCTGGAAAGATATCCATAACTGGTCTAGTATCGCCATGGCCGCCGGTGTGCTGGGCCATATCATCCTGCATTGGAAATGGTTTGTCTGCATGACAACATCATTATTTAAAACAAAGAAAAGACAGGATTGCCCTGTCTGA
- a CDS encoding HAMP domain-containing histidine kinase yields MNTIFTRTMFVIVIAFLLFLAILWFVFTTGIGMSFQAWQKDQDETLIQNLKEILDSITSPSGSPSPRELHEALRFLVPERGYVILFDTEGRVITGYRKTSSGYQAGTEGNWLHNYLRQHPDDIVRHPLDPQHPEKGSFTFGIIGEGNRSGENKKLVSSLTLTAAVGIGLSFLFSFLFAVIFSTFLSRIANRLVRGIEAIAAGDLLYEIKETGIREIEQIAASANALGKKLDEEQRLRTQWTNDITHDLRTPLGALRAQLEGMRDGVLNPLPSRFDLLLAELRRIEELVNDFNELVALESPEMNLHRENIDVSDFLNELTDMFSLWAEKKKVILETRIPAEGKAGLSLCGDRRLLLRAASNLIDNAVRYANEGGTVELAAVYGGGSFVFSVFNTGTSIPDREIPLVFNRFYRGEFARHTQGSGLGLAITKRIVDLHGGTIRIESGEGKGTKVIIELPGTVPAD; encoded by the coding sequence GTGAATACGATATTTACCCGCACCATGTTCGTCATCGTCATCGCCTTTTTGCTGTTTCTGGCAATACTCTGGTTCGTTTTTACAACCGGAATCGGGATGTCCTTTCAGGCCTGGCAAAAGGATCAGGATGAGACATTGATACAAAACCTGAAGGAAATCCTGGACTCCATCACATCTCCTTCCGGATCTCCATCCCCCCGGGAACTCCATGAGGCCCTCCGTTTTCTCGTTCCAGAACGGGGCTACGTCATTCTTTTTGACACCGAAGGACGGGTTATTACGGGATATCGGAAGACTTCGTCCGGGTACCAGGCCGGCACGGAAGGCAACTGGTTGCACAATTACCTTCGGCAGCATCCCGATGATATCGTCCGCCATCCCCTTGATCCGCAACATCCTGAAAAAGGCTCCTTTACTTTCGGCATCATCGGTGAAGGAAACAGAAGCGGTGAAAATAAAAAACTCGTATCGTCTCTCACATTGACCGCGGCGGTGGGAATCGGCCTTTCTTTTTTATTTTCTTTTCTGTTTGCCGTCATTTTCTCTACATTTCTTTCGCGAATCGCAAACCGGCTGGTCAGGGGTATCGAAGCGATCGCCGCGGGCGATTTGCTCTATGAAATTAAGGAAACCGGCATCAGGGAAATCGAACAAATTGCCGCATCCGCAAACGCACTCGGAAAAAAACTGGATGAAGAACAACGGCTCAGGACTCAGTGGACCAACGACATCACCCATGATTTACGCACCCCGCTCGGGGCACTCCGCGCCCAGCTTGAAGGAATGCGGGACGGGGTCTTGAATCCCCTTCCTTCACGATTTGATCTCCTTCTCGCAGAACTTCGCAGGATCGAGGAACTGGTAAACGATTTTAACGAACTCGTGGCACTCGAATCACCGGAAATGAACCTGCATCGGGAAAATATCGACGTTTCCGATTTTCTGAACGAATTGACCGACATGTTTTCATTATGGGCCGAAAAGAAAAAGGTAATCCTCGAAACACGGATTCCGGCAGAAGGGAAGGCCGGATTGTCGCTATGCGGCGACAGGCGCCTCCTCCTTCGCGCGGCGTCTAACCTCATCGATAACGCCGTCCGGTACGCGAATGAGGGCGGAACGGTTGAACTCGCAGCCGTGTATGGCGGCGGTTCTTTCGTCTTCTCCGTATTCAATACCGGGACATCCATTCCGGACCGCGAAATTCCCCTTGTTTTTAACAGATTCTATCGGGGAGAGTTCGCGCGTCATACCCAAGGGTCAGGGCTGGGACTCGCGATAACCAAAAGAATCGTCGACCTCCACGGCGGGACTATCCGAATCGAAAGCGGGGAGGGCAAAGGGACGAAGGTGATTATAGAATTACCCGGAACGGTTCCGGCAGACTGA
- a CDS encoding response regulator transcription factor codes for MAYIIIVEDNDAIREAAVSYLSLEDHRVAEFRGTTGVLDAVSANPPDLVILDVMLPDGNGFKLARDIRKSFDMPIVFLTAKTSETDRITGFEIGGDDYIVKPFSPRELVLRVTAILKRSGKKEGKIESGYWRLDKQVLALRPDSHKITVEEKDIDLTSSEWEILVYLIQQEGIVVSRERLLSQSLHYITGDSARTIDTHIKNIRIKLGNPAWIETVRGYGYRFAGEKQ; via the coding sequence ATGGCTTATATCATTATTGTGGAAGACAACGACGCGATTCGCGAAGCGGCCGTATCCTATCTTTCACTCGAAGACCACCGGGTTGCCGAGTTCAGGGGCACAACGGGTGTTCTCGATGCAGTTTCCGCCAATCCGCCCGATCTCGTCATTCTCGACGTCATGCTTCCTGACGGCAACGGTTTCAAACTCGCCCGGGATATCAGGAAATCCTTTGACATGCCGATTGTTTTTCTCACGGCAAAAACATCGGAAACGGACAGAATCACCGGTTTTGAAATCGGGGGGGACGATTATATCGTCAAACCATTTTCACCGCGGGAACTCGTTCTCCGGGTAACGGCCATCCTCAAACGAAGCGGTAAAAAGGAGGGGAAAATCGAATCGGGATACTGGCGTCTCGATAAACAGGTGCTGGCTTTGCGTCCGGATTCGCATAAAATAACGGTGGAAGAAAAGGACATCGATCTCACCTCATCCGAATGGGAAATTTTAGTCTATCTGATTCAACAGGAGGGCATCGTGGTCTCGAGGGAACGACTTCTATCCCAAAGCCTTCATTATATAACCGGAGATTCCGCGCGAACGATCGACACCCACATCAAAAACATAAGGATAAAACTGGGAAACCCCGCCTGGATAGAAACAGTGCGCGGGTACGGATACAGATTCGCGGGAGAAAAGCAGTGA
- a CDS encoding alpha/beta fold hydrolase has translation MNHTDIVADSYYIHDIPVTTSYKKTAFRMPVVIFSHGFTRSKEDFTGELLEYAKRGIYGIALDNRGHGERKEKKFFEVAMEAGGLNILTVRELIDATAKDIPIIIDYLKDEPYVDIERIGVYGVSMGGFTAFRAVTLDDRIKAAAPVIASPVWDEFPKGNGLVDTPELRQRLGEFARKKEPVNLKDKFHNKHILIQIGKDDPHFDPDKVRSFAEDVITHNTVPGRMQLKEYANVAHEVTDEMRATVMEWMTEVL, from the coding sequence TTGAATCATACCGATATTGTTGCCGACAGTTATTACATTCATGATATTCCGGTTACGACATCGTATAAAAAAACGGCATTCAGAATGCCCGTTGTCATCTTTTCCCACGGATTCACGCGAAGCAAGGAAGATTTCACCGGAGAACTTCTCGAATACGCAAAGCGCGGGATATACGGCATTGCCCTCGACAACAGGGGGCACGGTGAAAGAAAGGAAAAAAAATTTTTCGAGGTTGCCATGGAGGCCGGCGGACTCAATATTCTCACGGTGAGGGAATTGATCGATGCAACGGCGAAAGACATTCCCATTATTATCGATTATCTTAAGGACGAGCCGTATGTCGATATCGAACGAATCGGGGTATACGGCGTTTCGATGGGGGGATTCACCGCATTCCGCGCCGTTACCCTCGACGACAGAATAAAGGCAGCCGCACCGGTGATCGCCTCGCCTGTCTGGGACGAGTTTCCGAAAGGAAACGGGCTGGTCGACACGCCGGAATTAAGGCAGCGTCTCGGAGAATTTGCACGGAAAAAGGAACCGGTCAACCTTAAGGACAAATTCCACAACAAACACATCCTCATTCAGATCGGAAAAGACGATCCCCATTTCGATCCGGACAAGGTGCGTTCGTTTGCGGAAGACGTTATAACGCATAACACCGTTCCCGGCCGGATGCAATTGAAGGAATATGCCAATGTCGCGCACGAAGTAACGGACGAGATGAGAGCAACGGTAATGGAATGGATGACAGAGGTATTATAG
- a CDS encoding DUF2202 domain-containing protein, whose protein sequence is MKTNDKAIIIILVLLLLAAGFLFAGGNGRTGNGGVGGTNDESGYDLENYPPEFLSPEEEAGLKKMYEEEKLARDVYRALYEKWNIPIFANIAASEQTHIDAVGSLLDRYGITGVTDQSVTGIFDDPGLAALYDNLTAAGSKDIVGALKVGAKIEDLDIFDLEQLRTATDNRDIKIVYANLQKGSRNHMRSFYSQIQRYNGTYEAAYISDDYLNKIITTPQEKGAITDPDYIF, encoded by the coding sequence ATGAAAACGAACGATAAAGCAATCATTATAATTTTAGTATTGCTACTCCTTGCCGCGGGTTTTCTTTTTGCCGGTGGTAATGGCCGGACGGGAAACGGGGGAGTCGGTGGAACGAATGATGAAAGTGGTTATGATTTGGAGAATTATCCGCCGGAATTCCTGTCGCCTGAGGAAGAAGCCGGCCTTAAAAAAATGTATGAAGAAGAAAAACTCGCCCGTGATGTTTATCGCGCGCTGTATGAGAAATGGAATATACCGATATTCGCAAACATTGCGGCAAGCGAACAGACCCATATCGATGCAGTGGGCAGCCTTCTCGATCGATACGGAATCACCGGGGTTACGGATCAGTCGGTCACGGGTATTTTTGACGATCCCGGGCTTGCCGCACTCTACGACAATTTAACTGCCGCCGGATCGAAGGATATTGTCGGCGCGCTAAAGGTGGGCGCCAAGATCGAAGACCTCGACATCTTCGACCTTGAACAGTTGAGGACAGCAACCGACAACAGGGATATAAAAATCGTCTACGCGAATCTTCAGAAAGGCTCGAGAAACCACATGCGGTCATTTTACAGTCAAATCCAAAGATATAACGGTACCTACGAAGCCGCCTATATCAGTGACGATTATCTGAATAAAATTATAACGACGCCGCAGGAAAAGGGAGCAATAACGGATCCGGATTATATCTTCTGA
- a CDS encoding glycoside hydrolase family 9 protein, with product MKQHHMRPVVFLVVILFFMTVTTLMAQNFAEALQKSIYFYDAEKCGPGVTGGRLEWRGDCHTDDVYYGGFHDAGDHVKFGLPQSYAASTLAWGVYEFKDAFVQIDEYEHIMEILRWFSDYFLRCWNGSRFIYHVGEGSVDHNYWGPPELQKTEDFERPSYATDTHPASDQASQAAAALAIMYLILQDEDSAYATKCLTAAKELYAHAVAKRGLGYDGGFYNSSFDEDQMSWGAVWLYIATDNYDYIEDILSVDSAGQYTGYLKKIVMNPEDDWQNIWVHSWDTVWGGVFAKLAPITDDSQHWWFFRWNCEYWAGIDHEDPGDTNFLARSPAGYAFLNGWGSARYNAAAQLQCLVYRKYTGRTDFADWARGQMEYLLGDNPLGLSYEVGYGEKYAQHPHHRAAHGSTTNSPDNPPEHKHTLWGALVGGPDLQDDHNDDIWDYIYNEVAIDYNAGFVGALAGHVYYYGMDHKPLADFPPSEPPVEEYLMRAKLEQENNARTQVTVQIDCQPVHPPRFETGLTCRYYFDISELVDAGQDIGDISIDIYYDEAKTMDGIAAPVNGPFSAGSGNLYYVEIDWSNVPLFGDRELQFGLINAQDAAYEYHWDPTNDPSREGLTKSMELTENIPIYLNDALVYGNEPGSSGGATTPPSATTPPTVTTPPTATTPPTTTNPPGNCPCEIGDVNCDGTINIVDALVTAQAYVGLEPANYYECAADANCDGTVNIVDALRIAQYYVGIVTSFC from the coding sequence ATGAAACAGCATCACATGCGACCGGTGGTTTTTTTGGTGGTAATTCTATTTTTTATGACCGTAACCACTCTAATGGCGCAAAACTTTGCCGAAGCACTTCAAAAATCGATTTATTTCTATGATGCGGAAAAATGCGGCCCCGGCGTCACGGGCGGCCGTCTCGAATGGCGCGGCGACTGCCATACGGACGATGTGTATTACGGCGGTTTCCATGATGCGGGCGATCATGTCAAGTTCGGACTTCCGCAGTCGTATGCGGCGTCGACCCTTGCATGGGGTGTCTATGAGTTCAAGGACGCTTTTGTCCAGATAGATGAATACGAACACATTATGGAAATATTGCGGTGGTTTTCCGATTATTTCCTCAGGTGCTGGAACGGTTCCCGATTTATCTATCATGTCGGTGAGGGATCGGTCGATCACAACTACTGGGGCCCGCCTGAACTTCAGAAAACGGAAGATTTTGAGCGGCCTTCTTATGCGACAGATACCCATCCCGCCAGCGACCAGGCTTCACAGGCCGCTGCGGCCCTTGCCATCATGTACCTTATCCTTCAGGACGAAGACTCGGCGTATGCGACAAAGTGTCTGACTGCGGCAAAGGAATTGTACGCCCATGCCGTTGCCAAAAGGGGTCTCGGGTATGACGGCGGCTTTTATAATTCGAGTTTCGATGAAGACCAGATGAGCTGGGGCGCCGTCTGGCTTTATATTGCAACCGATAATTATGATTACATCGAAGATATCCTTTCCGTGGATTCGGCGGGACAATACACCGGTTATCTGAAAAAGATCGTGATGAATCCCGAAGACGACTGGCAGAACATCTGGGTTCACTCGTGGGATACGGTCTGGGGCGGTGTATTCGCGAAACTCGCCCCGATTACCGACGATTCCCAGCACTGGTGGTTTTTCAGATGGAACTGCGAATACTGGGCGGGGATCGATCATGAGGACCCGGGCGACACGAATTTCCTCGCGCGTTCTCCCGCCGGATATGCCTTTCTGAACGGCTGGGGTTCGGCGCGGTACAACGCCGCCGCGCAGCTTCAATGCCTCGTGTACAGAAAATACACGGGAAGAACGGATTTCGCCGACTGGGCGCGGGGCCAGATGGAATACCTCCTCGGCGACAACCCCCTCGGTCTTTCCTATGAAGTCGGGTACGGCGAAAAGTACGCCCAGCATCCCCACCACCGCGCGGCACACGGCTCGACGACCAACAGCCCGGACAATCCGCCGGAACACAAACACACCCTCTGGGGCGCCCTGGTCGGCGGACCGGATCTCCAGGATGATCATAACGACGATATCTGGGATTATATCTATAACGAAGTCGCCATCGATTACAACGCGGGATTTGTCGGCGCGCTCGCGGGCCATGTCTACTATTACGGCATGGATCACAAACCGCTTGCCGATTTCCCGCCATCCGAACCGCCGGTAGAGGAATACCTCATGCGGGCGAAACTGGAACAGGAAAACAACGCGCGCACCCAGGTGACTGTCCAGATCGATTGCCAGCCGGTGCACCCGCCGCGGTTTGAAACCGGATTGACATGCAGGTATTACTTCGACATCAGCGAACTGGTCGACGCGGGCCAGGATATCGGCGATATATCCATTGATATCTACTACGATGAAGCGAAAACCATGGACGGTATTGCCGCCCCGGTGAACGGGCCGTTTTCCGCCGGGTCGGGGAACCTCTATTATGTCGAGATCGACTGGTCGAATGTTCCGCTTTTCGGCGACCGGGAACTGCAATTCGGTCTGATAAACGCCCAGGATGCCGCATATGAATATCACTGGGACCCGACAAACGACCCGAGCCGTGAAGGACTCACAAAATCGATGGAACTTACAGAGAATATCCCGATTTATTTGAATGATGCCCTCGTTTACGGCAACGAACCGGGATCATCGGGAGGTGCGACAACGCCTCCGTCGGCAACGACGCCCCCGACGGTAACGACACCCCCGACAGCGACAACACCGCCGACAACGACCAATCCGCCGGGAAACTGTCCGTGTGAAATCGGGGACGTGAATTGCGACGGCACGATCAATATCGTCGACGCCCTCGTCACCGCCCAGGCCTATGTCGGACTGGAACCGGCCAATTACTACGAATGCGCGGCGGACGCGAACTGCGACGGAACGGTGAACATCGTCGATGCCCTCCGCATCGCCCAGTACTATGTGGGTATCGTCACTTCATTCTGCTGA